The following DNA comes from Burkholderia sp. HI2500.
CGATCTTCGGCCTCTTCGCGTACGCCGAACGGGACACGACGGTCGGCCATGCGAGCGTGACGCACGACATCTCCGGCGCGATCGGAACCGCCGTCGGGAAAACCCGCAACGCGATCATGGCCCTTGCCTCGCACGCACCCGCAACGGGCACGTCCGGAACATCGGCCGAGCCCGGGGCAGCCTCGACACGCACGCCGGCCTCGCCGCCCGCGCCGCCGTCGCAGGTTGCGTCGACGTCGGCCGCGCCCGAGGTATCCACCGTGCCGCCCGTCTCGCTCGCGGTCGAACCGAAAGCCGCGCGGCAGCCCGCCCCCCAAGCCGTCGTGAAACAGCGGCAGTCGGCGCATGCGCCGCCCGTGACGCTCGCGGCCGGTACGCATGCGGCATCGGCCAACGGTCGCGCCGCCACGCGGCACGGCGCCGCGCACCGTGCGCAGCGTGCCGAAGCGCTGGCCGGCACGAGCAGGCGCATGGACTTCGCGCCCAAGCCCCGGCCGGACGGCAGCGACACCATGCGCATGCAGACGGCCAGCATCACGCACGCGGAGCTGGAAAGCGCGCGTGCGCTGGCGAAGGCGCGCTCGTGCGCGGTGATCGACGAATGGGACTGCGTGGAACAAAACGCGAGCCGGGCACTCGCGATCGACCCCAAGAACAGCGAATCGCGTGCATTGCTCGGTCAGGCGATCCGCAACCGGCTGTAAGTCGGGTCCGCATCGCCGGGCACTCGCAGCCCGGCCGCGCGACGTGCGGCGACGTGCGTCGTCACACGGACAACCGACGTGATCGTGTCAATAGGAGGACACCTCGTGGACAACAATCGGAAACAACAATGCACCACCGTCGCTCCGTCCAACCGACGGCTCCTCCTGCATGCGCCGCTGGTGTTGCTGCTCGTCGCGTCCGGCCCCTGCTTCTCCGCCGACGGCGATCCGGAAACGGGCCGCGTCAACGAATTCGCCGGGACCCACGGCGCCCCGGACGCGGTGCCGCGCGGTGGGCAGCCGATGGTCGTGTCGATCCAGATTGCCCAGGCCGAGGTGGCCCCGCCCCCTCATGAGCCGACGCCGATCGCGCGGGCGTCGGATGCGTCGATGCAGATCGCGCAGGCATCGACCCCGCAGCAGCCGACCCTGCCGACCACGGTCGTGGTGGAACCGGAGGCGCCGCCATCGAGCGCCGCCGCGCCGGGTGCACGTTCGCCGGAGACGGTGAACACGCCAGCACCGGTCGCGCAGACATCGACCGCGCCGATGCTGCTTGCGCAGGCCGAGAACGCCCGCCCGCCCGAAGCACCGACGCCTGCCGCCTCGACGGCGTCCGACGCGTCCGCATCCCCTTCGCCGGCGCCGGTCGCGCCGCCTTCGGACACCCCGCCGAAGATCGAACGACCCGCACCCGCCATGCCGCCGCTTGCGCCGACGCAAACCGCGCAGGTCTCCGGCACCCCGATGCCGAATTCGCCCGCGCCCGTTCCCCAGATGCCGGGCTCGCCGCCGCCGTCGTCCCCGGCGCCGAACTCGCAAACGCCCGGCGCCCAGCTGCCCGGCGAGCCGACACAGCGATCGCAGGGCCCGGACGTCGAAACACCGAATGCCCAGGCGCCGAATCTGCGTACCGCCGACGTCGAGACCGTGCGCAACGACGTGTTCGGCCTCGCGGCGAGCGGCGGCGCGGTCAAGGCGCTCGACGAAGCGAAGGCCCGCCCCGATGCGTTCTCCGCCGTCGACATCGCGCAACTGGAAGAACTGTCGATTCGCCAGCAGGTGCGCGGCGGCCGCGACAAGTCGCGCTCGATGACGAGCCCCGACCGCTTCGACGGGATCGACAACGCGCTGCGCGCGGCAGACGACCTCGACAAGCGGATACCGGCCACGCCCGAGTACACGCCGGTCAGGACTGCGCTCGCGGGCGACCGGACGATCGCCCTTGCGGCACGCGGCGACATGAAGCAGGCCGTCGCGACGTTCGAGACGATTCCGTCCAACGCGGAAATCTCGATCGACGCGCTGGCAGCCGTGGGCGACGCCTACCTGTACCTGAGCGAACCGGTCAAGGCGAATGCCGTGTACCAGCGCGCACTGAAGCAGGCGACCGCGTCACCGACGGATCGCGCGACCCGCGGCTTCCAGTACGGCGAGCGCACGCGTCCGATCGAACTGCGCGAAGGGCTGTTCTGGTCGTACGTCGACCAGGGACGCGCTGCGGACGCAAAGCAGGCGCTCGACGACATGGGCGCGACGCTTCCGCCGGCCAAGCAGGTGACCAACGTCGGTCCCGGAGAAAGCGACTATCTGCGCTACTACCGGCTGCGTGCGCAATACCTGATCTTCACGGGTCACCCCGATGAAGGGATCGCCGCACTCGAAGAGCTCGAGAAGGAGGTGCCGTTCAACGCGGAGGTGCGCGCCGCGCATGCCGACGCGGTGTCCGGCCAGGCGCATCCGCGCCAGGCGATCGCGATGTATCGCGCGTCGCTGACCGACCACCCCGACAGCGTCGAGATGCTCGCGGGCCTCGGTCGCGCATCGCTCACGGCCGACGACTACGCGACCGCGAAGTACGTCGACCAGACGCTGGACAACACGTTCCCGGACAGCGGCGCCGTGCGGGGCTTCAAGCGCGACTACAACGCGTACCGCAGCCCGGTGTTCACCACCGACCTGAGCTTCGAGCACGGCAACAGCGCACTGGCCGACAACAGTTTCACGTCGGACAGCTACCTCTATTCGCAACCGTTCGGCGACAACTGGCGGGTCTTCGCGCACACGTTCTACGGCCATGCGCAAACCGACGGCGGCAGCGTCAGCCGCACGCGCACGGGCATCGGCGGCGACTACCGGCACGGGCCGCTCACCGTGCTGGGCGAAGTCACGCGCTCGCTCGGCGGGGACGGACGCACGGGCGGCCGCGGATCGATCGCGTACGCGCTGAACGACTACTGGACGGTCAGCGGCGGGCTCGACTCCAACGACAACTCTCTGCCGTGGAAGGCGTACGCCGCGCACATCTGGGGCCGCTCGGCGAACGTGTCGGTGGTGTATCGCCAGAACGACCGTCGCGAGGTCAAGCTGAGCTACGGCGTGAGCCGCTACAGCGATTCGAACTTCCACCAGGAGATCTCGGCGACCGCCACGCAGCGCGTGTACACGACCGCCACCCAGCAGGTCAACGTATCGCTGGATCTCGGCACCAGCAGCAACACGCGAAAGGACGCGCCCTACTTCAGCCCGGGTCGCGACTACGCGGCCGCGGCAACCGTCATGCACCAGTTGACGCTGTGGAAGAAGGGCGACATGGGGCTGCAGCAGCGCGTCTCGGTGTCCGGCGGCATGTACAACGAGCGCGGCTTCGGCACCAGCGCCCTGTGGAGCGCGCGCCTCGAGCACGCGTGGACCTTCAAGCACGACATCACGCTGAGTTACGGCGTGGAGGTCAGCAGCCACGCGTACGACGGCCAGCGCGAACGCTCCGAAACCGGCTTCATGTCGGTCAACCTGCCGTTCTAGCAAGGAGATCGAGCAATGCTGCAATCCAGACGGACCTTCATGTGCGGATGCATGGGCGCATTTGCCGCCTGTTCGCTGTTTCCGGGCGTGACCAATGCCAGGATGATCGACCTGCTTCCACCGTCCGATCCGGCCGACGGCAAGACGTTTCGCGTGATCTGCATGCATGACGTGCGCGACAACCTGATGGCGTCGTTCAACTCCGGTACGGCGATGGTCGACGCGTTCGCCGTCGATACCGGCACGCTGACCGCCATCTTCTCGTGGCTGCAGACCAACAACTATCACACCATCACGGTCAAGCAGATCGAGGAGTCGCGGCACGGCGGCAAGCCGCTGCCGCCGCGCTCGGTGCTGCTCACGTTCGACGACGGCTTTCGCAGCCACTACACGAAAGTGCTGCCGCTGCTCGAGCGCTTCAAGTATCCGGCGGTGATGGGCCTCGTCACCGCGTGGATCGACACCCCGCCGGATACGCCGATCCGCATCAGCGACAAGGTCCAGGTGCCGCGCGACTATTTCCTGTCGTGGGACGAGGTGAAGAAGCTCGGCCAGTCGCCGTTCGTCGAGCTCGGTTGCCACACCCACAACCTCCATCACGGCGCGGTCGCGAATCCGCAGGGCAACGAATTGCCGGCGACCACGTCGCATCTCTACCTGCAAGACCAGAAACGCTATGAAACCGACGCCGAATTCCACGCACGCGTGCACGACGACCTGCAGACTTGCGTGCGGCAGATCCGCGAACGCACGGGCATCGTCGCACGGTCGATGGTGTGGCCATACGGCGCGGAAAACCAGCCGGTGCGCCAGATCTCGACGTCGCTCGGGATGGACATCCAGTTCAGTCTCGATGCCGGCCCGAATACGCCGGACGTGCCGCTGGACCGGCTGCGGCGGATCCTGATGATGTACGACATCG
Coding sequences within:
- the pgaA gene encoding poly-beta-1,6 N-acetyl-D-glucosamine export porin PgaA, with amino-acid sequence MDNNRKQQCTTVAPSNRRLLLHAPLVLLLVASGPCFSADGDPETGRVNEFAGTHGAPDAVPRGGQPMVVSIQIAQAEVAPPPHEPTPIARASDASMQIAQASTPQQPTLPTTVVVEPEAPPSSAAAPGARSPETVNTPAPVAQTSTAPMLLAQAENARPPEAPTPAASTASDASASPSPAPVAPPSDTPPKIERPAPAMPPLAPTQTAQVSGTPMPNSPAPVPQMPGSPPPSSPAPNSQTPGAQLPGEPTQRSQGPDVETPNAQAPNLRTADVETVRNDVFGLAASGGAVKALDEAKARPDAFSAVDIAQLEELSIRQQVRGGRDKSRSMTSPDRFDGIDNALRAADDLDKRIPATPEYTPVRTALAGDRTIALAARGDMKQAVATFETIPSNAEISIDALAAVGDAYLYLSEPVKANAVYQRALKQATASPTDRATRGFQYGERTRPIELREGLFWSYVDQGRAADAKQALDDMGATLPPAKQVTNVGPGESDYLRYYRLRAQYLIFTGHPDEGIAALEELEKEVPFNAEVRAAHADAVSGQAHPRQAIAMYRASLTDHPDSVEMLAGLGRASLTADDYATAKYVDQTLDNTFPDSGAVRGFKRDYNAYRSPVFTTDLSFEHGNSALADNSFTSDSYLYSQPFGDNWRVFAHTFYGHAQTDGGSVSRTRTGIGGDYRHGPLTVLGEVTRSLGGDGRTGGRGSIAYALNDYWTVSGGLDSNDNSLPWKAYAAHIWGRSANVSVVYRQNDRREVKLSYGVSRYSDSNFHQEISATATQRVYTTATQQVNVSLDLGTSSNTRKDAPYFSPGRDYAAAATVMHQLTLWKKGDMGLQQRVSVSGGMYNERGFGTSALWSARLEHAWTFKHDITLSYGVEVSSHAYDGQRERSETGFMSVNLPF